Genomic window (Campylobacter magnus):
GTGCTTGTTACTCGCTGCGAGACATCTTTTATGCGCTTATCTCGCTCTAGTTCCCTTATTTCTTTGTCTACTAACGGCTGGGTTATGGATGTGTTTATCATATTATTTTGCTTTTATAAAAACAGCTGAAAATAGCGCAGAAATAGGCATCACAGCAATGCCAGCTAAAAAGCTAAGTGGCTCAAAAAGCTCTTTTTTTAATAGAATAAAAAAAGCTAAAATAAGCAAAACATAGCCAAGCAAGCGCAAAGGCGAGAATACAGAGCCAAACTCATAAAGGCGCAAAGGTATTTTTGGGGTTTTTTCATTAGGAATTCTAGAATTCTCTAGCTTTGCTACTTCATCTTGGCTGGGAATTCTAGAATTCTCATTATCATCAAAAACATCATCAAATGCGCTTATATCAGCATTTACTATTTTTTTTGCCACACGCTTTTTATATCCTAAAAAACTAGCTAAGATGATGAGCGAACTAGAGATTAAAGCAACTTGTGAGTTTAGCACATGGACTGCGCCAAAATACGCACAAATAACAATCAGCACTGCGTCGCTACAAAGATAAATTAAAGCTAGTTTTTTTGCCACTTTTACTCACTTAAATATTTTTGCCTATATCGTCATCTTGGGCGGTTTTTTTAGTGCTATTTGGCTTTATTATAGCGTGAGTATCGCCAAGCTCATCATAGCTTGCTTTTTGGGCTTTGTAGGCTTTGAAGACATTATTTATCGCTGCGAAGACGCCAAGGGCAATTCCGCCAAAAAGCGCCCAGTTTCCCCAGTACTGCCGTAACCACACGCCAAGACCTGTGCCAATTGCTACAGCTACTACCATGCTAATGCCAAGGCTTAGGCTATCAGCTGCACGCGCTATTTTAAAAGTTTTACTATTGTTTTGTTCTTTCATTTTTTTATCTTTATTTTATCGGCTCAGCTCGTGGGTGCCTTTATCCGCCGCACGCCTCGATGAATTAAGTATTCTATCATCAGCGCGCGGCGAATAAATTCACCTCACGATCTTGGAGCCGTGTTTTTTATTGCTGCTGCTTTTATCGGCTGGCGGGGCTCTTGGGTGTCTTTGTCCGCCGCGATGCTCCGCAGATTATATATCTAGCGCACGCACCGCGGCGGACAAATTCACCTCAAGTGCCGCGCCTTGTTTTTATTGCCGCTGTCGCGACTGTTAAAATTTTTAAATTCTAGAATTTAAAACTAGAATTTAATGCCAAATTCTAGAATTTAAAAAACAC
Coding sequences:
- a CDS encoding AtpZ/AtpI family protein, with the translated sequence MKEQNNSKTFKIARAADSLSLGISMVVAVAIGTGLGVWLRQYWGNWALFGGIALGVFAAINNVFKAYKAQKASYDELGDTHAIIKPNSTKKTAQDDDIGKNI